A section of the Marinoscillum sp. 108 genome encodes:
- a CDS encoding GNAT family N-acetyltransferase: MAILTTPRLSIEKVTLNDSAFIFELMNTPTWIQYIGDRSIKSIADATAYIETNYLTSYKENGYGLYKMVLTSTLAPIGMCGFVKRDYLDAPDIGFAVLPAYEGMGYTSEAATKILDYGLHTLNLELVLGITSLENIRSQRLLEKLGLIKQGTIQSAEIGKTLYLYSTQPS, encoded by the coding sequence ATGGCCATTCTCACCACCCCCCGCCTCTCTATCGAAAAAGTAACCCTGAACGACAGTGCGTTTATTTTTGAGCTGATGAACACCCCCACTTGGATCCAATACATTGGTGACCGATCCATCAAAAGCATAGCGGATGCCACTGCATACATTGAAACCAATTACCTCACCAGCTACAAAGAGAATGGCTATGGCCTCTATAAGATGGTCCTCACCTCCACCCTCGCACCCATCGGCATGTGTGGTTTTGTGAAAAGGGACTACCTGGACGCTCCGGACATTGGGTTTGCGGTACTGCCAGCATATGAGGGAATGGGCTATACTTCGGAGGCGGCCACAAAAATACTCGACTATGGCCTCCATACGTTGAACCTGGAGCTTGTCCTGGGGATCACTTCATTGGAAAACATCCGATCCCAACGCCTCCTCGAGAAACTAGGTCTGATCAAACAAGGCACCATTCAATCAGCAGAAATAGGCAAAACACTGTATTTGTACTCTACTCAACCCAGCTGA
- a CDS encoding DUF418 domain-containing protein, producing MSQPLPSPAPTSSAERIGTLDFLRGIAILGILVMNIESFSYPDPWSPFKNGFSGPEDHTVRFWVYFLAQGKFFSMFTLLFGVGFYVFLERLEAKGLGLKALDIYARRLLWLFVIGVIHAYMIWDGDVLYHYAVCGFLIFPFRSFTIRQLLMVLCIPIAILLFNDYQRTLRTQNSFLSYEKAIEKSEDERTADEQRTIDQWVRKTTEGKSEMKVDETPRQTLLESWVANAEHTRVHKGAILYQGILFRTLIMMILGILLYKSGIFKDYRSARYYWPLTITILILALVINYHRYQHWTYDYYHPVTNIWEGWLFTFPKETLGLAYILVFNGLYQKWLKNSKFKIISTAGKMALTNYIFQSILCGLIFYGYGLGKYNEYSRFELLLIVVMIWVIQLGLSWWWMKRFSQGPLERAWRKLTYKAFS from the coding sequence ATGTCCCAACCCCTCCCAAGTCCGGCCCCTACCTCCTCAGCAGAGCGGATCGGTACATTGGATTTCCTGAGAGGTATTGCCATTCTCGGAATCCTGGTGATGAACATCGAGAGTTTCTCCTACCCGGACCCCTGGAGTCCTTTCAAAAATGGATTCAGTGGACCTGAGGATCATACAGTTCGTTTCTGGGTGTATTTTCTGGCTCAGGGGAAATTCTTCAGCATGTTTACCCTTCTCTTCGGTGTGGGTTTTTATGTTTTCCTGGAAAGGCTGGAAGCCAAAGGACTCGGGCTCAAGGCCCTCGACATATATGCGCGGAGATTACTCTGGCTATTTGTGATAGGGGTGATTCATGCTTACATGATCTGGGATGGAGATGTGCTGTACCATTATGCAGTTTGCGGCTTCCTGATCTTCCCTTTCCGCTCCTTCACCATCAGACAGTTGCTTATGGTACTGTGTATACCCATTGCCATTCTGCTTTTCAATGACTATCAACGTACCCTCCGTACCCAAAACTCATTTCTTTCTTATGAAAAGGCCATTGAGAAAAGTGAGGATGAACGAACAGCCGATGAACAGCGCACCATTGACCAATGGGTCAGGAAGACCACAGAGGGAAAGTCAGAGATGAAAGTGGATGAAACTCCTCGACAGACCCTTCTGGAAAGCTGGGTGGCCAATGCGGAACATACACGTGTTCACAAAGGTGCCATCCTCTATCAGGGCATCTTATTCCGTACCCTGATTATGATGATTTTGGGCATCCTCTTATATAAATCGGGGATTTTCAAAGACTACCGGTCTGCCAGGTACTATTGGCCACTTACCATCACCATCCTGATACTGGCCCTTGTCATCAATTACCATCGCTATCAGCACTGGACGTATGATTACTACCATCCTGTCACTAACATCTGGGAAGGTTGGCTTTTCACTTTCCCTAAGGAAACGCTCGGATTGGCATACATTCTGGTATTCAATGGGCTCTATCAAAAGTGGCTCAAAAACAGCAAGTTCAAAATCATATCCACCGCCGGAAAAATGGCCCTCACCAACTACATTTTTCAGAGCATTCTCTGTGGGCTTATATTCTATGGCTATGGCCTGGGCAAGTACAACGAATATTCCAGATTCGAACTATTGCTGATTGTTGTTATGATCTGGGTCATACAACTGGGTTTGAGCTGGTGGTGGATGAAGCGCTTTAGTCAAGGTCCGTTAGAGAGGGCCTGGCGAAAGCTGACCTACAAGGCTTTTAGCTAG
- a CDS encoding DUF4159 domain-containing protein, producing MLNSILKNLCFCLILLAAVTVEAQTLRVAKLKYDGGGDWYANKTALPNLISYCNEHLKTDIASEEEIVEVGSPDLFLFPYVYMTGHGNAVFSSQQAENLRNYLTSGGFLHIDDNYGLDPYIRLEMSKVFPNLNFVELPFDHPIYHQKYDFPEGLPKIHEHDGKPAQGFGLFYEGRLVCFYSYESDLGNGWEDQVIYNDPQEVRLKALKMGANIISYVFTTEN from the coding sequence ATGCTGAATTCCATTTTAAAAAACCTTTGCTTCTGCCTGATACTACTAGCTGCAGTGACTGTAGAAGCACAAACACTCAGAGTAGCCAAGCTAAAATACGATGGCGGTGGAGACTGGTATGCCAACAAAACGGCATTGCCCAATCTAATCTCCTACTGCAATGAACATCTGAAGACTGACATTGCCAGTGAAGAAGAAATTGTGGAAGTGGGGAGCCCTGACCTGTTTTTGTTTCCATATGTGTATATGACCGGGCACGGCAATGCGGTTTTTAGCAGTCAGCAAGCAGAAAACCTGCGAAACTATCTTACATCAGGTGGGTTCCTGCACATTGATGACAACTACGGCCTGGATCCGTACATTCGGCTGGAAATGAGTAAAGTATTTCCAAACCTCAACTTTGTGGAGCTGCCATTTGACCATCCCATCTACCATCAGAAGTATGATTTCCCGGAAGGGCTTCCTAAAATCCATGAACATGACGGTAAACCTGCTCAGGGGTTTGGTCTTTTCTATGAGGGTCGCCTCGTATGTTTCTATTCCTATGAGAGCGATCTGGGCAACGGCTGGGAAGATCAGGTCATCTACAACGACCCCCAGGAGGTACGACTGAAGGCACTAAAAATGGGTGCCAACATCATCAGTTATGTGTTTACGACGGAGAACTAA